The sequence TTTTTAAATAAATCGCTCCATCCCATTCCTTAGACAAATGTGGAAAGATGGTCTAGTAAATGTTTTCTACTCTTCTCGAACTTCACGAAGGAGTGGGACGAAAATAACTCCTCCTAAATTTTCCGACGTCAATTGATCCTTTTCTTTGGTGAAAAGCCATAGAGTTTGTAAGCTGTATGGTGGGCCGACGGGAATAACCATTTTTCCTCCCTCTTTGAGTTGCTCAATCAAGGGAGGCGGAACGTGATCTATGGCACAGGTAACGATGATTGAATCAAAAGGAGCTTCTTCTTTCCAGCCAAAATACCCATCGCCCCACCGGACATTTATTTCCGGATAACCAAGACTCTTTAATCTTTCCTGAGCAGTGTCTGCTAAAATTTTGATGACTTCAACAGTAAAAACTTGACAGCCAATTTCAGCTAACACGGCTGCTTGATACCCAGAACCAGTTCCGATTTCTAAAACTTTGAATCCTTCTTCGACCTTTAAGCTATCGGTCATCAATGCGACGATATAGGGCTGGGAAATGGTCTGACCATATCCAATTGGGAGCGGTGTATCGTTATAGGCTAAGGAAACCAAATTTTCTGGAACAAAGAGATGACGAGGTACTTTTAACATTGCATCGAGGAGCTGCGGGTCAACAACCCCTCGTTGTTTGATCTGCTTCTCAACCATAAGCTGCCGTTCTTGGTCATATTGTTCAGCATCAGCAGAAAAAACCAATACAAAAATTATCCATACGATAAGAAAAGTGAATAAATATTTTTTATTCATTGTAAACCCCTGCCTTAAGAAATTATTGATATTATGAAAAACCAATATCTTTATTATATCGCTTAATGAAGGTTA comes from Candidatus Atribacteria bacterium ADurb.Bin276 and encodes:
- the pcm_1 gene encoding Protein-L-isoaspartate O-methyltransferase yields the protein MNKKYLFTFLIVWIIFVLVFSADAEQYDQERQLMVEKQIKQRGVVDPQLLDAMLKVPRHLFVPENLVSLAYNDTPLPIGYGQTISQPYIVALMTDSLKVEEGFKVLEIGTGSGYQAAVLAEIGCQVFTVEVIKILADTAQERLKSLGYPEINVRWGDGYFGWKEEAPFDSIIVTCAIDHVPPPLIEQLKEGGKMVIPVGPPYSLQTLWLFTKEKDQLTSENLGGVIFVPLLREVREE